The genomic DNA GGGCGAGGATATCGCACCCTCCGTCACCTGGGGCACCTCGCCAGAGGACGTGCTGCCGATCACCGCGACCGTGCCTGCGGCCAGCGATTTCACCGGCGGCAAGGTGGATGCGGCACAGCGTTCGCTGGACTACATGGGCCTGTCGGCAGGAATGAAACTGTCGGACATCAAGATCGACACGGTCTTCATCGGGTCCTGCACCAATGGCCGGATCGAGGATTTGCGCGCCGCGGCAGCGATCCTGAAGGGCAAGAAGATCACCGTGACGCGCGCGATGGTCGTGCCCGGTTCGGGCCTTGTGCGCGCACAGGCCGAGGAGGAAGGTCTGGCGCAAATCTTCATCGACGCCGGTTTCGAATGGCGCATGGCGGGCTGTTCCATGTGTCTGGCGATGAACCCCGACCAGCTGGCCCCCGGCGAACGCTGTGCGGCCACCAGCAACCGCAACTTCGAAGGTCGTCAGGGCCGCGGCGGTCGCACGCACCTGATGTCCCCCGCGATGGCAGCCGCCGCCGCGATCACAGGCCACCTCACTGACGTTCGGGAGATGATGTAATGGACACCTTCGACAAGCTGAGCGGCATTGCCGCCCCCCTGCCCCTGATCAACATCGACACCGACATGATCATCCCCAAGCAGTTCCTGAAGACCATCAAGCGGTCGGGATTGGGCGTGAACCTGTTCGACGAGATGCGCTATGACGACGACCGGAATGAAATCCCGTCTTTCGTCCTGAACAAGCCGCAGTATCGCGAGGCCGAAATTCTGGTCGCCGGCGACAACTTCGGCTGCGGATCGAGCCGCGAACATGCGCCCTGGGCGATCAAGGATTTCGGCATCCGCTGTGTGATCGCGCCCAGCTATGCCGACATCTTCTACAACAACTGCTTCAAGAACGGCATCCTGCCCGTCGTGTTGCCGCAAGAGCAGGTTGACGTGCTGATGAAGGACGCGGAGAAGGGATCCAACGCGCGGATCGAGATCGACCTTGAGGCGCAGACGATCACGTCGTCCGATGGCGAGGTCTTCCACTTCGAGGTCGATGCCTTCAAGAAGCATTGCCTGA from Loktanella sp. M215 includes the following:
- the leuD gene encoding 3-isopropylmalate dehydratase small subunit, with protein sequence MDTFDKLSGIAAPLPLINIDTDMIIPKQFLKTIKRSGLGVNLFDEMRYDDDRNEIPSFVLNKPQYREAEILVAGDNFGCGSSREHAPWAIKDFGIRCVIAPSYADIFYNNCFKNGILPVVLPQEQVDVLMKDAEKGSNARIEIDLEAQTITSSDGEVFHFEVDAFKKHCLMNGLDDIGLTMEKVGAIKTFEEQAATARPWV